The following coding sequences are from one Seonamhaeicola sp. ML3 window:
- a CDS encoding Ppx/GppA phosphatase family protein gives MLSIKKYAAIDIGSNAVRLLISNIIEETGKPVRFKKNSLVRVPIRLGADVFINKRISEENKVRMVDTMLAFRLLMKSHKVVKYKACATSAMRESKNGKQLVDLILNEAGIKIDIIGGKEEATIIAETDLNKFIDPNKTYLYVDVGGGSTEFTVIHNGIKRASKSFKIGTVRLLNDMVTDEAWQKLEKWIKTHTSAYDKMDLLGSGGNINKIFKVSGKALGKPLTYFYLTNYFKTLQSYTYEERITELELNQDRADVIIPAMRIYLSAMKWSASKHIYVPKIGLADGIIKSIYYDTVSSNTQLNSAF, from the coding sequence ATGCTTTCAATAAAAAAATATGCAGCAATCGATATTGGTTCGAATGCTGTAAGGTTACTAATATCTAATATTATAGAGGAAACGGGCAAACCTGTGAGGTTTAAAAAGAACTCGCTTGTGCGTGTGCCTATTCGTTTGGGTGCCGATGTATTCATTAATAAGAGAATTTCAGAGGAGAACAAAGTACGTATGGTAGATACCATGCTTGCTTTTAGGTTGCTAATGAAATCCCACAAGGTAGTAAAATACAAAGCTTGTGCCACTTCAGCTATGCGAGAATCCAAAAATGGAAAGCAATTGGTTGATTTAATTTTAAATGAAGCAGGCATTAAAATTGATATTATAGGTGGTAAAGAAGAGGCTACTATAATCGCAGAAACCGATTTAAATAAATTTATTGACCCTAATAAAACATATTTATATGTTGATGTGGGTGGAGGTAGTACCGAATTTACGGTAATTCATAATGGTATAAAAAGAGCCTCAAAATCGTTTAAAATTGGTACCGTACGCCTCTTGAATGATATGGTTACCGATGAAGCTTGGCAAAAATTGGAGAAGTGGATAAAAACACATACGTCGGCCTACGATAAGATGGATTTACTAGGGTCTGGAGGAAACATAAACAAAATATTCAAAGTTTCAGGAAAGGCTTTAGGTAAACCGCTTACTTATTTTTATTTAACCAATTATTTTAAAACTCTTCAAAGTTATACTTATGAGGAACGTATTACCGAATTAGAGCTTAACCAAGACAGGGCAGATGTGATTATTCCAGCTATGAGAATTTACCTTTCTGCAATGAAATGGAGTGCTTCAAAGCACATATATGTACCTAAAATAGGTTTGGCAGATGGTATAATTAAAAGCATCTATTATGATACCGTTTCTAGTAATACACAGTTAAATTCTGCATTTTGA
- a CDS encoding porin family protein, translated as MKKVLLFTLLLTLSFYGFSQDKVKDSTQVKEETYVPTGIKFGVRGGYNISNVDLDDGTVVNVPNKHRNSFYIGFFANIGLSRTLSLMPELQFSPEGANDEKLHLDYIQAPVLLRIKMSEKLHIAAGPQVSIKSHKTQDGVKNMAYSAVGGFEYKINYALFADLRYTYGLRNIFDDASGNSATNTNIQIGIGYKF; from the coding sequence ATGAAAAAAGTTTTACTATTCACATTACTACTTACGCTCTCATTTTATGGATTTTCCCAGGATAAAGTAAAAGATAGTACTCAAGTAAAAGAAGAAACCTATGTACCTACAGGCATTAAGTTTGGTGTGCGTGGCGGTTACAATATTTCTAATGTTGATTTAGACGACGGTACAGTTGTTAATGTACCAAACAAACACAGAAACAGTTTCTATATTGGTTTTTTTGCAAACATAGGTTTGTCAAGAACCTTATCATTAATGCCAGAACTTCAATTTTCTCCTGAAGGAGCCAATGATGAAAAATTACATTTAGATTATATCCAAGCTCCTGTTTTGTTGAGAATTAAAATGAGTGAAAAACTCCATATTGCTGCTGGACCTCAAGTAAGTATTAAATCTCATAAAACCCAAGATGGTGTAAAGAATATGGCGTATTCTGCAGTAGGAGGTTTCGAGTACAAAATCAACTATGCATTATTTGCAGATCTAAGATATACTTACGGATTAAGAAATATTTTTGATGATGCTTCTGGAAACTCTGCCACAAATACCAATATTCAGATTGGTATTGGCTATAAGTTTTAG
- a CDS encoding tRNA-(ms[2]io[6]A)-hydroxylase, which translates to MLGLKLPTDPRWVNIVEKNIEEILTDHAFCEQKATSTAISLIVSFPEYTELVQEMVALVKEEISHFKMVHDIILKRGWTLGRDRKDEYVVKLMKFFPKGGSRTTQLVHRLLYAALIEARSCERFRLLSEELEDKELATFYRNLMVSEANHYTMFLGFARKYGDKKEVDIKWQELLEYEAKIMTDLGKKETVHG; encoded by the coding sequence ATGCTAGGACTTAAATTACCAACAGACCCTAGATGGGTGAATATTGTTGAAAAGAACATTGAAGAGATTTTAACCGATCATGCATTTTGTGAACAAAAGGCCACTAGTACTGCAATTTCGTTGATTGTAAGTTTCCCAGAATACACCGAATTAGTTCAGGAAATGGTAGCGTTAGTCAAGGAAGAAATAAGCCATTTTAAAATGGTTCATGACATAATTTTGAAACGAGGCTGGACTTTGGGAAGAGATCGCAAAGACGAATATGTCGTTAAATTAATGAAATTCTTTCCCAAAGGAGGCAGCAGAACCACACAATTAGTTCATAGGTTATTATACGCCGCACTAATTGAAGCCAGAAGTTGCGAGCGTTTTAGATTACTTTCTGAAGAATTAGAAGATAAAGAACTTGCAACATTTTACAGGAATCTCATGGTAAGTGAAGCCAACCATTACACTATGTTCTTGGGTTTTGCTAGAAAATATGGAGACAAAAAAGAGGTTGATATCAAATGGCAAGAATTACTTGAGTATGAAGCCAAAATAATGACTGATTTGGGTAAAAAAGAAACCGTACACGGCTAA
- a CDS encoding DNA polymerase III subunit gamma/tau has protein sequence MEHFVVSARKYRPQSFKDVVGQQAITNTLLNAIENNHLAQALLFTGPRGVGKTSCARILAKMINSDGNDTDEDFAFNIFELDAASNNSVDDIRNLTDQVRIPPQVGKYKVYIIDEVHMLSQAAFNAFLKTLEEPPKHCIFILATTEKHKIIPTILSRCQIFDFKRITVTDAKAYLKYIAEEQGITAEDDALHIIAQKADGAMRDALSIFDRVVSFSGKNLTRKAVTENLNVLDYETYFETTDLILENNIPKLLLLFNNTLSKGFDGHHYISGLASHFRDLLVSKTENTIELLEVGEQTKVKYLEQSRKASRDFLIQGINLANDCDLKYKSSKNQRLLVELCLMQLASITFDGEKKNSRHYIIPASYFKNKGITPVAVTNSKIEDNSNTKTSINEGNESAKEAISSKEAENIKAFKAVTPPKIILKQDTKRTSGLSLSSLKAKKAHQIKQMNVIIDEEDLPQEAFTEQELVAQWNTYIEKIQKEGKRNLASILSIDTPKVIDTTIHLEFPNATNKVEVERNQYDLLAFIRKSLNNFDINLSITVNEVMEKQYAYTTLEKFEKLKEKNPNIELLRKTFNLDV, from the coding sequence TTGGAACATTTTGTAGTATCGGCTAGAAAATATAGACCACAATCGTTTAAAGACGTTGTTGGGCAGCAGGCTATTACAAATACACTTCTAAATGCTATAGAAAATAACCATTTAGCCCAAGCGCTTTTGTTCACTGGTCCCAGAGGGGTCGGTAAAACATCGTGTGCACGTATTCTTGCCAAAATGATCAATAGCGATGGAAACGATACCGATGAAGATTTTGCTTTCAATATTTTTGAGTTAGATGCCGCTTCTAACAACTCGGTAGATGATATTAGAAATCTAACCGATCAGGTTAGAATTCCGCCGCAAGTTGGTAAATATAAAGTGTATATTATAGACGAGGTGCACATGTTATCGCAGGCAGCTTTTAATGCTTTTTTAAAGACATTAGAAGAACCTCCAAAACACTGTATTTTTATTCTAGCAACCACAGAGAAACATAAAATAATACCAACTATTTTATCGCGTTGTCAGATTTTTGATTTTAAACGCATTACTGTCACAGATGCCAAAGCCTACTTAAAGTACATCGCCGAGGAACAGGGCATTACAGCCGAAGACGATGCTTTACATATCATAGCCCAAAAGGCAGATGGTGCCATGCGAGATGCACTCTCTATTTTCGACCGTGTTGTGAGTTTCTCGGGTAAGAACCTAACTAGAAAAGCAGTTACAGAAAATTTAAATGTTTTAGATTACGAGACTTACTTTGAAACAACCGATCTTATTTTAGAAAACAATATACCCAAATTGTTATTGTTGTTTAACAATACGCTTTCCAAAGGCTTCGATGGTCACCACTATATTTCAGGATTAGCATCTCATTTTAGGGATTTATTGGTAAGTAAAACCGAAAACACCATAGAGCTTTTAGAAGTTGGGGAACAAACTAAAGTAAAGTACCTAGAGCAATCCCGAAAAGCTTCCCGAGACTTTTTAATACAAGGCATTAATTTGGCAAACGACTGCGACCTCAAATACAAAAGCAGTAAAAACCAACGTCTTTTGGTTGAACTATGCCTTATGCAACTTGCCTCTATCACTTTTGATGGAGAAAAAAAAAATAGCAGACACTACATAATCCCTGCTTCATATTTTAAAAACAAAGGCATTACCCCTGTTGCGGTTACAAATTCAAAAATTGAGGATAACTCAAACACGAAAACGTCAATTAACGAAGGAAATGAAAGTGCAAAAGAAGCGATTTCTAGTAAAGAAGCTGAAAATATTAAGGCTTTTAAAGCTGTTACTCCTCCTAAAATAATCCTAAAACAAGATACTAAACGCACGTCTGGTCTTTCGCTGAGTAGCTTAAAAGCTAAGAAAGCTCATCAAATAAAACAGATGAATGTTATTATTGATGAGGAAGACTTGCCACAAGAAGCGTTTACAGAACAAGAGCTTGTAGCACAATGGAATACCTATATTGAGAAAATCCAGAAAGAAGGAAAACGTAATTTAGCCTCTATTTTATCCATAGACACGCCTAAAGTTATAGATACTACCATTCATTTAGAATTTCCTAATGCCACCAATAAAGTCGAAGTTGAACGAAACCAGTATGATTTATTAGCCTTTATTAGAAAATCGCTTAATAATTTCGATATTAACCTCTCAATTACTGTAAACGAGGTCATGGAAAAACAATATGCTTATACTACCCTAGAAAAATTTGAAAAACTTAAAGAAAAAAACCCTAATATTGAGTTATTAAGAAAAACCTTTAATCTTGATGTTTAG
- a CDS encoding nuclear transport factor 2 family protein — MKKLFLLTLVLALFLSCQNQPQRYFESSPQIDKLISGIEAYEAGDFEAWKSHFADTAKIHHNSLKGASKDEVASMLSGMVSNLSSYGFSKDNAVFEMIEDKDGKTWVNYWNAWKGTTKVTNKEIIIPVHITAEFVEDKIVNEHVYYNPSELQEAIAEVINMPDNEKTILTNIESFVEDFLNKKDDSVLENILADDFMRFHNDTKVATGAEELKANLKPFFNGFPDLNIELLHKSTVVNNAIFVHWKFTGTHTGEFAETPATGKEVSVNGLSRLQFNDSGKMIYEHLYFDQLPLMQQIGKTLN, encoded by the coding sequence ATGAAAAAACTTTTTTTATTAACACTGGTTTTGGCTCTTTTTTTATCGTGTCAAAATCAACCACAACGCTATTTCGAGAGTTCACCACAGATTGATAAACTTATATCTGGAATTGAAGCCTATGAGGCCGGAGATTTTGAGGCCTGGAAATCGCATTTTGCAGACACAGCAAAAATTCATCACAATAGCCTTAAAGGGGCATCTAAAGATGAAGTTGCCAGTATGCTTTCTGGCATGGTATCTAATTTATCTTCTTACGGTTTCTCGAAAGACAATGCTGTTTTCGAAATGATTGAAGATAAAGATGGAAAAACCTGGGTAAACTACTGGAATGCATGGAAAGGAACTACCAAAGTAACAAACAAAGAAATTATTATTCCTGTTCATATAACTGCAGAATTTGTTGAAGATAAAATTGTTAACGAGCATGTATATTATAACCCTTCTGAACTCCAAGAAGCTATAGCTGAGGTAATAAATATGCCAGATAACGAAAAGACCATACTTACAAACATTGAATCTTTTGTTGAGGATTTTCTAAACAAAAAAGACGATTCGGTTTTAGAAAATATCCTAGCTGATGATTTTATGAGATTTCATAACGATACCAAAGTAGCTACAGGAGCAGAAGAACTAAAAGCCAATCTTAAACCTTTCTTTAACGGTTTTCCAGATTTAAATATTGAGTTATTACACAAATCTACTGTTGTGAATAATGCAATTTTTGTGCATTGGAAATTTACAGGTACCCATACAGGTGAATTTGCAGAAACTCCAGCAACAGGTAAAGAAGTTTCTGTTAATGGACTATCACGACTTCAGTTTAACGATAGCGGAAAAATGATTTACGAGCATTTATATTTCGACCAATTGCCGCTTATGCAGCAAATAGGTAAAACTTTAAACTAA
- the rsmD gene encoding 16S rRNA (guanine(966)-N(2))-methyltransferase RsmD: MRIISGTYKRRRIETPKNLPVRPTTDMAKESLFNILNNHYYFEDISVLDLFAGTGNISYEFASRGTEQIVCIDQNFNCIKFINKTAEAFEMPIQTIKSDVFKFLEKTTLKSNIVFADPPYSFTTEQFSKIPELVFENELLLENGLLIVEHSKHTDLSSLNYYSHSKSYGGCVFSFFEYT; this comes from the coding sequence ATGCGCATAATATCAGGAACATATAAAAGAAGAAGAATTGAAACCCCAAAAAACCTACCTGTTCGACCTACCACAGATATGGCTAAAGAATCGCTTTTTAATATTCTCAATAATCACTACTATTTTGAAGATATATCTGTTTTAGACTTATTTGCTGGCACAGGTAATATTAGTTATGAATTCGCTTCCAGAGGTACAGAACAAATAGTTTGTATTGACCAAAATTTCAATTGTATTAAGTTTATAAATAAAACAGCTGAGGCTTTCGAAATGCCCATTCAAACTATTAAAAGTGATGTTTTTAAATTCCTGGAAAAAACGACTTTAAAATCTAATATTGTTTTTGCAGACCCACCTTACAGCTTTACAACAGAACAATTTTCTAAAATACCCGAGTTAGTTTTTGAAAATGAATTATTGCTCGAAAATGGCCTTTTAATTGTCGAGCACTCTAAACACACAGACCTCTCCAGTTTAAACTACTATAGCCATTCCAAAAGCTATGGCGGATGTGTTTTCAGTTTCTTTGAATATACATAA
- a CDS encoding DUF3822 family protein, giving the protein MAITNSTKDITTKLTNQQLSIQISLNGLSFCVLNQDTNTLTYLREFDFEKKLNPIELLDQLRNLFHSEEPLKVNFNKVSVVYNNELSTLVPKSLFQEESLADYLKFNSKILKSDYITYDEIQLGNCMCVYVPFVNINNFLYEKFGEFTFKHISSVLIESVLQSEKNSEKTKLFVHVNAKNFELVIIEKSKLLFCNSFEYSTKEDFIYYILFTAEQLNLNPETFNLVFLGDINEEDTLHEITYKYVRHISFGSRNDIYTIKDNIDSKHSNYALIKNI; this is encoded by the coding sequence ATGGCGATAACGAATAGCACAAAAGATATAACTACCAAACTAACTAATCAACAACTGTCCATTCAAATTAGTTTGAATGGACTTTCTTTTTGTGTTCTAAACCAAGACACCAATACCTTAACTTACCTTCGTGAATTTGATTTCGAAAAAAAGTTAAACCCTATAGAACTTTTAGATCAATTAAGAAATCTATTTCATTCTGAAGAACCCCTAAAAGTTAATTTCAATAAAGTTTCTGTTGTTTACAATAACGAATTATCCACACTTGTACCCAAATCGTTATTTCAAGAGGAATCATTAGCCGATTACTTGAAATTCAACTCCAAAATTTTGAAGTCTGATTATATTACTTATGATGAAATTCAGTTAGGTAATTGCATGTGTGTTTATGTGCCTTTTGTAAATATAAATAACTTCCTTTACGAAAAATTTGGTGAGTTTACGTTTAAACACATTAGCTCTGTTTTAATAGAATCTGTACTACAGTCTGAAAAAAACTCAGAAAAAACAAAACTGTTTGTACATGTAAATGCTAAAAACTTTGAGCTCGTAATCATAGAAAAGTCTAAGTTGCTGTTTTGTAATAGTTTTGAGTATTCCACGAAAGAGGATTTCATCTATTACATTTTATTTACAGCAGAACAACTAAACTTAAACCCAGAGACGTTTAACTTGGTATTTCTAGGGGACATAAATGAAGAAGACACACTCCATGAAATCACTTATAAATATGTGAGACATATAAGCTTTGGCTCTAGGAATGATATTTATACAATTAAAGACAACATAGATTCTAAGCATTCAAATTATGCATTAATTAAAAATATATAA